One genomic region from Reichenbachiella ulvae encodes:
- the pth gene encoding aminoacyl-tRNA hydrolase, giving the protein MKYLIVGLGNIGPEYELTRHNIGFLVLDKLADDQGVQFEHLKLANKTEFKHKGRSIHMIKPTTYMNLSGKAVNYWMNELKIAKENVLVIVDDIALPFGSLRLRTKGSSAGHNGLKNIEELTGGNNYSRIKFGVGNDFHKGRQAEYVLSNFPKQEMEELPFIMNKACDMILSFCTIGAPRTMSQYND; this is encoded by the coding sequence ATGAAGTATCTAATTGTAGGATTGGGCAACATAGGGCCAGAATATGAGCTAACCCGGCACAACATAGGCTTTCTGGTTTTAGATAAATTAGCAGATGATCAGGGAGTCCAATTTGAGCACCTCAAATTAGCCAACAAGACAGAGTTCAAACACAAAGGCCGATCTATCCATATGATCAAACCTACCACCTACATGAACCTAAGTGGTAAGGCTGTCAACTACTGGATGAATGAATTAAAGATAGCCAAAGAGAATGTACTGGTGATCGTTGATGATATTGCCCTACCCTTCGGAAGCCTCCGACTGAGAACAAAGGGAAGTAGTGCAGGACATAATGGACTAAAGAACATAGAAGAACTCACAGGAGGCAACAACTATAGCCGCATCAAATTCGGAGTTGGAAACGATTTTCATAAAGGACGTCAGGCCGAATATGTCCTATCTAATTTCCCCAAACAGGAAATGGAAGAACTCCCTTTCATCATGAACAAAGCCTGCGATATGATACTCTCCTTTTGCACTATAGGCGCACCCAGAACCATGAGCCAATACAACGACTAA
- a CDS encoding 50S ribosomal protein L25/general stress protein Ctc yields MKTIEIIGYKRANLGKADSKKLRNEGMIPCVIYGGDEQIHFYAPAILFRELVYTSEAHFVKVNVEGQEYDAIMQDIQFHPVSETILHVDFLQWFAGSTIKMDIPVHITGLSPAVQSGGTLIVKRRTLKVKSLPKNMPEHIDVSINKLEFGKAVKVGDLSPENFEIMDAPQSSIAVAEIPRALRGKSATELNAGEEEEAAEAEA; encoded by the coding sequence ATGAAAACGATTGAGATTATAGGGTATAAAAGAGCAAATCTCGGCAAAGCAGACTCCAAAAAATTACGCAATGAAGGAATGATTCCTTGTGTAATCTATGGTGGTGACGAGCAAATTCACTTTTATGCACCAGCCATTCTTTTTAGAGAATTGGTTTACACTTCAGAAGCACACTTTGTAAAAGTGAATGTGGAAGGACAAGAGTACGATGCAATCATGCAGGACATTCAGTTTCACCCAGTAAGTGAAACTATCTTGCACGTTGACTTCCTACAATGGTTCGCAGGATCTACTATCAAAATGGACATCCCAGTTCATATCACTGGTCTATCACCAGCGGTACAATCAGGAGGTACTTTGATCGTTAAGAGAAGAACATTGAAAGTGAAATCTCTACCTAAAAACATGCCTGAGCACATTGATGTTAGCATCAACAAGCTTGAGTTTGGTAAAGCGGTAAAGGTGGGTGACCTTTCACCAGAAAACTTTGAAATCATGGATGCACCACAATCATCGATTGCTGTAGCTGAGATTCCAAGAGCACTAAGAGGTAAATCAGCGACTGAATTGAATGCTGGTGAGGAGGAAGAAGCTGCAGAAGCAGAAGCTTAA
- a CDS encoding ribose-phosphate pyrophosphokinase, whose amino-acid sequence MSSQVKLFAGLGSDALAQQIAKHYGQPLGKSTSRKFSDGELSYSFDESIRGCDVFLIQSTNGPSDNIIELLLMIDAAKRASAKTINLVVPYYGYARQDRKDKPRVSIAAKLMANLVQAAGATRLMTCDLHADQIQGFFDIPVDHLIAGLIFVPYINNLGLNDIIFAAPDVGSTKRVREFAKFFKAEMVVCDKHRKRANEIASMQVIGDVTGKNVILVDDIIDTAGTLTKAANLLKEKGAKSVRAFCTHPILSGEAYNNVDNSELEELVVTDSIPLKGSSDKIHVASMAPLFADAIKRIHGHESISTLFTN is encoded by the coding sequence ATGTCATCACAAGTCAAACTCTTTGCAGGTCTAGGCTCAGATGCCCTTGCGCAACAAATCGCAAAGCATTACGGTCAGCCGCTAGGTAAGTCTACTTCTAGAAAATTTAGCGACGGAGAGCTTTCTTACAGTTTTGACGAGTCGATCAGAGGTTGTGACGTTTTCCTTATCCAATCGACTAATGGCCCTTCTGACAACATCATCGAGCTTTTGTTAATGATCGATGCAGCTAAGAGAGCCAGCGCCAAAACCATCAACCTGGTAGTACCCTACTACGGTTATGCAAGACAAGACAGAAAAGACAAGCCTAGAGTATCGATTGCTGCCAAACTGATGGCCAATTTGGTACAAGCAGCTGGAGCAACTCGATTGATGACATGTGATTTGCATGCAGATCAGATTCAAGGCTTCTTTGACATCCCAGTAGATCACTTGATAGCTGGTTTGATATTCGTTCCATACATCAACAATTTGGGATTGAACGATATTATCTTTGCAGCGCCGGATGTAGGATCTACCAAACGCGTAAGAGAATTTGCTAAATTCTTTAAAGCAGAAATGGTAGTCTGTGACAAACACAGAAAAAGAGCGAACGAAATAGCATCTATGCAGGTCATAGGTGATGTAACAGGAAAGAACGTAATCCTGGTTGACGACATTATAGATACAGCAGGGACTCTAACCAAAGCGGCTAACCTTTTGAAAGAAAAAGGAGCTAAATCAGTAAGAGCCTTCTGTACACACCCGATTCTATCAGGAGAAGCCTACAACAATGTAGACAACTCAGAGTTAGAAGAATTGGTAGTAACTGACAGTATTCCTCTTAAGGGAAGTTCTGACAAAATTCATGTGGCTAGTATGGCTCCTCTATTTGCAGATGCAATCAAGAGAATCCACGGTCACGAATCGATAAGTACATTATTTACAAATTAA